In one Bradyrhizobium sp. 4 genomic region, the following are encoded:
- a CDS encoding UTP--glucose-1-phosphate uridylyltransferase, giving the protein MKIRKAVFPVAGLGTRVLPATKAMPKEMLTIVDKPLIQYVYDEAREAGIEHFIFVTGRNKSVIEDHFDRMFELDATLAARGKKTEQDVLAQNQPEAGAVSFTRQQAPLGLGHAVWCARDIVGNEPFAVVLPDELVLNSPGCLKQMIDTASKLGEKSNVIAVEAVPDHLTHQYGICGVGKRTGKMFEVDGMVEKPAKGTAPSNLSITGRYILQPEIFKVLETQERGAGGEIQLTDAMIGLARSQKFYGVEFEGERHDCGSKPGFLRANIAYGLKRPELRDGLIAEMKKYLGQ; this is encoded by the coding sequence ATGAAAATCCGCAAAGCCGTATTTCCCGTTGCCGGCCTCGGCACCCGCGTCCTGCCCGCCACCAAGGCGATGCCGAAGGAAATGCTGACGATCGTCGACAAGCCGCTGATCCAGTACGTCTATGACGAGGCCCGGGAAGCCGGCATCGAGCACTTCATCTTTGTCACCGGCCGCAACAAAAGTGTCATCGAAGATCATTTCGACCGGATGTTCGAGCTCGATGCGACGCTGGCCGCGCGCGGCAAGAAGACCGAGCAGGACGTTCTGGCGCAGAACCAGCCGGAGGCCGGCGCCGTCAGCTTCACCCGCCAGCAGGCGCCGCTCGGCCTCGGTCACGCGGTCTGGTGCGCGCGCGACATCGTCGGCAACGAACCGTTCGCGGTCGTGCTGCCCGACGAACTCGTGCTCAATTCGCCCGGCTGCCTGAAGCAGATGATCGACACCGCCAGCAAGCTCGGCGAAAAATCCAACGTCATCGCGGTCGAGGCGGTGCCTGACCATCTGACCCATCAATACGGCATCTGCGGCGTCGGCAAACGCACCGGCAAGATGTTCGAGGTCGACGGCATGGTCGAGAAGCCGGCCAAGGGCACCGCGCCCTCCAACCTCTCGATCACCGGCCGCTACATCCTGCAGCCGGAGATCTTCAAGGTCCTTGAGACCCAGGAGCGCGGCGCCGGCGGCGAGATCCAGCTCACCGACGCCATGATCGGCCTCGCCAGATCGCAAAAATTCTACGGCGTCGAGTTCGAGGGCGAGCGCCACGATTGCGGCTCCAAACCCGGCTTCCTCCGCGCCAATATCGCCTACGGCCTGAAGCGGCCGGAGCTGCGTGACGGGCTCATTGCGGAGATGAAGAAATATCTGGGGCAGTAG
- a CDS encoding diguanylate cyclase has translation MLSRWRDVTARRPWRLSAKLLIISSVVTVIGFSAICVNVMLDMRRGEEALARQTLENLATTIESDVSRNIEIYDLALKAVASNMLLPEIATVSKPIRHLILFDHSTTARHFGAIQVFDADGRLTIDASTLDPVVVNRGDEDYFRVHRDSPETGLFISRPMLFRGAYAIVLSRRISDTDGGFLGVVAGSIRFSYFHELFERLNLDPHDTITVLKRDRTIMMRRPFDLDVIGTNLNDRRTWKAENLRVGASYAGQGPVDPTPRLYVRSSDSGPLFVVAGKPLAAVFELWQREAYRIGAVVLALSLFMLASTLVLAREIGRRAEAERKLEEMATTDALTGLKNRRKFDQVIDVEWRRAMRQQTPIALLMIDADHFKAYNDTFGHQAGDQVLVGIAICISDSVSRAGDCAARYGGEEFAVLLPGTSVTDALTVAEKIRAKVQGWSDDHTSSTVSCGIASLVPTTGMDWPLLVAAADKALYAAKAGGRNQSVVASLPKLSLVA, from the coding sequence ATGTTGTCTCGATGGCGCGACGTCACGGCCCGACGGCCATGGCGGCTTTCGGCGAAGCTGCTGATCATCTCGTCCGTGGTGACGGTGATCGGCTTTTCCGCCATTTGCGTCAACGTCATGCTGGACATGCGCCGCGGCGAGGAGGCGCTCGCCCGCCAGACCCTGGAAAACCTGGCGACGACCATCGAGTCCGACGTCAGCCGCAACATCGAGATCTACGATCTGGCCCTCAAGGCGGTCGCCAGCAACATGCTGCTGCCGGAAATCGCCACGGTCTCGAAGCCGATCCGTCACCTCATCCTGTTCGACCATTCGACCACGGCGAGGCATTTCGGCGCGATCCAGGTGTTCGATGCCGACGGCCGGTTGACCATCGACGCCTCGACGCTCGATCCCGTTGTCGTGAACCGGGGCGACGAGGATTACTTCAGGGTCCATCGCGACAGTCCCGAAACGGGCCTCTTCATCAGCCGCCCGATGCTGTTCCGCGGCGCCTATGCAATCGTGCTGAGCCGGCGCATCAGCGACACCGACGGAGGCTTCCTCGGGGTCGTCGCCGGCTCGATCCGCTTCAGCTATTTCCACGAGTTGTTCGAGCGGCTGAACCTCGATCCCCATGACACCATCACCGTGCTCAAGCGCGACCGCACCATCATGATGCGGCGCCCGTTCGACCTCGACGTGATCGGCACCAACCTGAACGATCGGCGGACATGGAAGGCCGAAAATCTCCGGGTCGGCGCCTCCTATGCGGGCCAGGGCCCGGTCGATCCGACTCCGCGACTTTATGTGCGCAGCAGCGACAGCGGTCCGCTGTTCGTGGTGGCGGGCAAACCGCTGGCCGCGGTGTTCGAGCTCTGGCAGAGGGAAGCCTACCGCATCGGCGCCGTGGTGCTGGCGCTCAGCCTGTTCATGCTCGCATCGACGCTGGTGCTCGCGCGCGAGATCGGCCGGCGCGCCGAGGCCGAGCGCAAGCTCGAGGAGATGGCGACGACCGACGCGCTCACCGGCCTGAAGAACCGCCGCAAGTTCGACCAGGTGATCGACGTCGAATGGCGCCGCGCGATGCGGCAGCAGACGCCGATCGCGCTCTTGATGATCGATGCCGATCATTTCAAGGCCTACAACGACACGTTCGGCCACCAGGCCGGCGACCAGGTGCTGGTCGGCATCGCCATCTGCATTTCCGATTCGGTGAGCCGCGCCGGCGATTGCGCGGCGCGCTATGGCGGCGAGGAATTCGCCGTGCTGCTGCCGGGCACCTCGGTCACCGACGCCCTCACGGTGGCCGAGAAGATCCGCGCCAAGGTGCAGGGCTGGTCCGACGACCACACGAGCTCGACGGTGTCCTGCGGCATCGCGAGCCTCGTTCCGACCACGGGCATGGACTGGCCGCTACTGGTCGCCGCCGCCGACAAGGCCCTCTACGCCGCAAAAGCCGGCGGCCGCAACCAGTCTGTGGTCGCGAGCCTGCCGAAGCTGTCGCTGGTGGCGTGA
- a CDS encoding EAL domain-containing protein, protein MRLIRCLAPIALGLMILVCAFPARALDAVSVRGDAPAIDLTGVLEHQRSDADRIQVSTAPGTDGIVRRIEVRAREGGQNWVVFALANNTDDQLDRLIVAPHYRIVSSGLLWPDLGLSRIATITPSTGDRPERQESPTADVFRVTLDPGAVVTFVAELRTDKLPQLYLWEPESYKDKVNSFTLYQGIVIGISGLLALVLTILFVVKGSIMFPAAAALAWAVLVYIGVDFGFWGKVLDMSNNAERIWRAAGEAILAATLLVFLFAYLNLSRWHVRYSHITVGWLAFLGSLVALALFDPAVASGIARISLVLIAFAGFALIVYLSTHGFDRAVLLIPTWFLLVVWVVAAGMTVAGSVTNDIVGPALLGGLVLIVMLIGFTVMQHAFAGGGATTGVVSDIERRALALAGSGDLIWDWDVSADKVFTSPETEALLGLKRGTLEGPAASWLEVLHPLDQDRFRAALDSVLDQRRGRLVQDFRLRTPDGHFMWFALKARPVVGSDGEVSRVVGTLTDVTELRNAEERLLHDSVHDNLTGLPNRKLFMDRLGAVAHFAKTMPTLRPTLMVIDLDRFKQVNDSVGIAVGDSILLTLARRLTRILKPQDTLARLAGDQFGLILLSEQDPARITAFAETIRKTIRAPIAFNEREIFLTASIGLALSDPQVQLTDEIIKDAELAMYHSKRIGGDRIDVYKSAMRARKTDRLTLESELRRAIERQELTILYQPIVRLEDRSVAGFEALVRWDHPKLGRMAPSEFITIAEETGLIIDLGMFVLDQTAKQLSIWQRAMRSREPIFASVNVSSRQLLRHDLIHDIRTVLSRSSVARGTLKLELTESLVMENPEHAAQMLTRIRELGTGLSLDDFGTGHSSLAYLQRFPFDTIKIDQSFVRTTNRGTRPVILKSIIALAHDLGMDVVAEGAETDSDAVELYQMGCEYAQGFAFGEPMDADAAMRLLTEVRLEAAS, encoded by the coding sequence TTGCGTCTGATCAGGTGCCTCGCGCCCATAGCGCTGGGCCTCATGATTCTCGTCTGCGCGTTCCCGGCGCGCGCGCTGGACGCTGTCAGCGTCCGCGGTGACGCGCCCGCAATCGACCTCACCGGCGTGCTCGAGCATCAGCGCAGCGACGCCGACCGCATCCAGGTCTCCACCGCGCCCGGCACCGACGGCATCGTCCGCCGCATCGAGGTGCGCGCCCGCGAGGGTGGCCAGAACTGGGTGGTGTTCGCGCTCGCCAACAACACCGACGACCAGCTCGACCGCCTGATCGTCGCCCCGCATTACCGCATCGTCTCTTCGGGGCTGCTGTGGCCCGATCTCGGGCTGTCGCGCATCGCGACCATCACGCCCTCGACCGGCGACCGGCCGGAGCGGCAGGAGAGTCCGACCGCCGACGTCTTCCGCGTCACCCTCGATCCCGGCGCCGTCGTCACCTTCGTCGCGGAGCTGCGCACCGACAAGCTGCCGCAGCTCTATCTGTGGGAGCCGGAATCCTACAAGGACAAGGTCAACTCGTTCACACTGTACCAGGGCATCGTGATCGGCATCTCCGGCTTGCTGGCGCTGGTGCTGACCATCCTGTTCGTGGTCAAGGGCAGCATCATGTTCCCGGCCGCCGCGGCGCTGGCCTGGGCGGTGCTGGTCTATATCGGCGTCGATTTCGGCTTCTGGGGCAAGGTGCTCGACATGTCGAACAACGCCGAGCGCATCTGGCGCGCGGCGGGTGAGGCGATCCTGGCGGCGACGCTGCTGGTGTTCCTGTTCGCCTATCTCAATCTCAGTCGATGGCACGTGCGATATTCCCACATCACGGTGGGCTGGCTCGCGTTCCTGGGCTCCCTGGTGGCGCTAGCCCTGTTCGACCCTGCGGTGGCGTCCGGCATCGCTCGCATATCGCTAGTGTTGATTGCCTTCGCCGGCTTCGCGCTGATCGTCTATCTCTCCACCCACGGCTTCGACCGCGCGGTGCTGCTGATCCCGACCTGGTTCCTGCTGGTGGTCTGGGTGGTCGCGGCCGGCATGACGGTCGCGGGCTCCGTCACCAACGACATCGTCGGCCCTGCGCTGCTCGGCGGCCTCGTGCTGATCGTGATGCTGATCGGCTTCACGGTGATGCAGCATGCATTCGCCGGCGGCGGCGCCACCACCGGCGTCGTCTCCGACATCGAGCGCCGCGCGCTGGCGCTGGCCGGTTCCGGCGATCTGATCTGGGACTGGGACGTTTCCGCCGACAAGGTCTTCACCAGCCCCGAGACCGAGGCCCTGCTCGGCCTCAAGCGCGGCACGCTGGAAGGTCCGGCCGCCTCCTGGCTCGAAGTGTTGCACCCGCTCGACCAGGACCGTTTTCGCGCAGCGCTCGACAGCGTGCTCGACCAGCGCCGCGGCCGCCTGGTGCAGGATTTCCGCCTGCGCACGCCGGACGGTCACTTCATGTGGTTCGCGCTGAAGGCGCGCCCGGTGGTCGGCTCCGACGGCGAGGTCTCGCGCGTGGTCGGCACCCTCACCGACGTCACCGAGCTCCGCAACGCCGAGGAGCGCCTGCTCCACGATTCCGTGCATGACAATCTGACCGGCCTGCCCAACCGCAAGCTGTTCATGGACCGCCTCGGCGCCGTCGCGCATTTTGCCAAGACCATGCCGACGCTGCGGCCGACGCTGATGGTGATCGACCTCGACCGCTTCAAGCAGGTCAACGATTCCGTCGGCATCGCGGTCGGCGATTCCATCCTGCTGACGCTGGCCCGCCGCCTCACCCGCATCCTGAAGCCGCAGGATACGCTGGCGCGGCTCGCCGGCGACCAGTTCGGCCTGATCCTGCTGTCGGAGCAGGACCCCGCCCGCATCACCGCCTTCGCCGAGACCATCCGCAAGACCATCCGCGCGCCGATCGCCTTCAACGAACGCGAGATATTTCTCACGGCCTCGATCGGCCTTGCCTTGTCCGATCCGCAAGTTCAGCTCACGGACGAGATCATCAAGGACGCCGAGCTTGCGATGTATCACTCCAAGCGCATCGGCGGCGACCGCATCGACGTCTACAAGTCCGCGATGCGCGCGCGAAAGACCGACCGGCTGACGCTGGAGAGCGAACTGCGCCGCGCCATCGAGCGGCAGGAGCTCACGATCCTGTACCAGCCGATCGTGCGGCTTGAAGACCGCTCCGTCGCCGGCTTCGAGGCGCTGGTGCGCTGGGATCATCCCAAGCTCGGACGCATGGCGCCGTCGGAATTCATCACCATCGCGGAAGAGACCGGCCTGATCATCGACCTCGGCATGTTCGTGCTCGACCAGACCGCCAAGCAGCTCTCGATCTGGCAGCGCGCGATGCGCTCGCGCGAGCCGATCTTCGCATCGGTCAACGTCTCCTCGCGGCAATTGCTGCGCCACGATCTGATCCACGATATCCGCACCGTGCTGTCGCGCTCCTCGGTCGCGCGCGGCACGCTGAAGCTGGAACTGACGGAATCGTTGGTGATGGAGAATCCGGAGCACGCGGCACAGATGCTGACGCGGATCCGCGAGCTCGGCACCGGGCTGTCGCTCGACGATTTCGGCACCGGGCATTCGTCGCTGGCCTATCTGCAGCGCTTCCCGTTCGACACCATCAAGATCGACCAGTCCTTCGTTCGCACCACCAACCGCGGCACCCGCCCGGTGATCCTGAAGTCCATCATCGCGCTCGCGCACGACCTCGGCATGGACGTGGTCGCCGAAGGTGCCGAGACCGATTCCGACGCGGTCGAGCTCTACCAGATGGGCTGCGAATATGCGCAAGGGTTTGCCTTCGGCGAACCCATGGATGCCGACGCCGCGATGCGCCTGCTCACGGAAGTGCGCCTGGAAGCGGCGAGCTAG
- a CDS encoding NAD(P)H-quinone oxidoreductase, which translates to MDKLPAQMTVVAISKPGGPEVLVPEQRALPQLGPDEILVKVQAAGVNRPDVAQRSGAYPPPPGASDLPGLEIAGEVVAVGSNAKRHKIGDKVMSLVAGGGYAQYCIAQDGQAMSVPPSLSIKQAGALPETLMTVWHNVFERGGLKAGETLLIHGGSSGIGTMAIQLAKAFGAKVIVTVGSQDKIDACLKLGADRAINYKTEDFVAVVKAETNNAGANLILDMVAGDYVDRNYDAAALDGRIVQIATLNGPKVTVNIAKVMVKRLTHTGSTLRPRSNADKAAMVAAIEAKVMPLLREGRVKPLMDSTFPLEKASDAHRRMETSAHIGEIVLEV; encoded by the coding sequence ATGGACAAGCTGCCCGCGCAAATGACCGTGGTCGCCATCTCGAAACCCGGCGGACCGGAAGTGCTGGTGCCGGAACAACGGGCGCTGCCGCAGCTCGGCCCCGACGAGATCCTGGTCAAGGTGCAGGCCGCCGGCGTCAACCGGCCCGACGTCGCGCAGCGCTCCGGCGCCTATCCGCCGCCGCCCGGCGCCAGCGACCTGCCCGGCCTCGAGATCGCCGGCGAAGTGGTGGCCGTCGGCAGCAACGCCAAGCGGCACAAGATCGGCGACAAGGTGATGTCGCTGGTCGCCGGTGGCGGCTATGCGCAGTACTGCATCGCCCAGGACGGCCAGGCGATGAGCGTGCCGCCGTCGCTGTCGATCAAGCAAGCCGGCGCACTGCCGGAAACGCTGATGACGGTCTGGCACAACGTGTTCGAGCGCGGCGGCCTAAAGGCCGGCGAGACGCTGCTGATCCATGGCGGCTCGTCCGGGATCGGCACCATGGCGATCCAGCTCGCCAAAGCGTTCGGCGCGAAGGTGATCGTCACCGTGGGATCGCAGGACAAGATCGATGCCTGCCTCAAGCTCGGCGCGGATCGTGCCATCAACTACAAGACGGAAGACTTCGTCGCCGTGGTCAAGGCGGAGACGAACAATGCCGGCGCCAATCTGATCCTCGACATGGTCGCCGGCGACTATGTCGACCGCAACTATGACGCCGCCGCGCTCGACGGCCGCATCGTGCAGATCGCGACCCTCAACGGGCCCAAGGTCACCGTCAACATCGCCAAGGTGATGGTGAAGCGCCTGACCCATACCGGCTCGACGCTGCGCCCCCGTAGTAATGCGGACAAGGCGGCGATGGTGGCCGCGATCGAGGCGAAAGTGATGCCGCTATTGCGCGAAGGCCGGGTCAAGCCACTGATGGACAGCACTTTCCCGCTGGAAAAGGCATCCGACGCGCACCGGCGGATGGAAACCTCGGCACATATTGGCGAAATTGTGTTGGAGGTCTAG
- a CDS encoding DUF1192 domain-containing protein: protein MAMEDDDRPRKKISHDIGQDLSLLSVEELTERIALLKGEITRLEEAATKKRASRDAANSVFKK, encoded by the coding sequence ATGGCGATGGAAGACGACGACCGCCCGCGCAAGAAGATCAGCCATGACATCGGACAGGATCTCTCACTCTTGTCGGTGGAGGAACTGACCGAGCGCATCGCGCTGCTCAAGGGCGAGATCACAAGGCTGGAAGAAGCCGCAACGAAGAAGCGCGCCTCGCGCGATGCGGCGAACAGCGTCTTCAAGAAGTAG
- a CDS encoding DUF1465 family protein — protein MERLQAEGALVQLSERFTNSAAFGVLFREGMDLVEETAAYLDGAGRTEAKALDRAVSLTYATESMRLTTRLMQLASWLLLHRAVKEGEMTLGQANREKTKVKLSAADPGSTDSIEKLPSQLQDLIHRSMSLQTRVRRLDTTIHTPPVDHSSIGNPLVPHLNALKAAFER, from the coding sequence ATGGAACGTTTGCAAGCCGAAGGCGCTCTCGTTCAACTCAGCGAGCGGTTCACTAATTCTGCGGCGTTCGGCGTCCTGTTCCGCGAGGGCATGGACCTGGTCGAGGAGACCGCCGCCTATCTCGATGGCGCCGGCCGCACCGAGGCCAAGGCGCTCGATCGCGCCGTCAGCCTCACCTATGCGACCGAGAGCATGCGTCTGACCACCCGCCTGATGCAACTCGCCTCATGGCTGCTGCTGCACCGCGCCGTCAAGGAAGGCGAGATGACGTTGGGCCAGGCCAACCGCGAAAAAACCAAGGTCAAGCTCTCCGCCGCCGATCCCGGCTCCACCGACAGCATCGAGAAGCTGCCGTCGCAGCTCCAGGATCTGATCCATCGCTCGATGAGCCTCCAGACCCGCGTGCGCCGCCTGGACACCACCATCCACACCCCGCCGGTCGATCATTCCTCGATCGGCAACCCGCTGGTGCCGCATCTCAACGCACTGAAGGCGGCATTCGAGCGGTAA
- the rpmE gene encoding 50S ribosomal protein L31: protein MKAEIHPNYHTIKVVMTDGTEYLTRSTWGKEGDTLNLDIDPKSHPAWTGGNAQLMDRGGRVSRFQKKFSGFLKKD from the coding sequence ATGAAAGCCGAAATTCACCCGAACTATCATACGATTAAGGTCGTGATGACCGACGGAACCGAGTACCTGACCCGCTCCACCTGGGGCAAGGAAGGCGACACGCTGAACCTCGACATCGACCCCAAGTCGCACCCGGCCTGGACCGGCGGCAACGCGCAGCTGATGGATCGCGGCGGCCGCGTCTCGCGCTTCCAGAAGAAGTTTTCGGGCTTTCTCAAAAAGGATTGA
- a CDS encoding ABC transporter ATP-binding protein/permease encodes MSAVERLETGPAEAPSIEADLVEAPAKSRAKLRPLLALAPYVARYRGRAALAFVALTIAALTTLLVPVAVRRMIDFGLTPEGIELINSYFSVMIAVVAVLALASAARYYLVMTIGERIVADLRRDVFAHLLSLSPAFFDSARSGELVSRLTADTTQIKSSVGASVSIALRNLMMFFGAAAMMVITSPRLSGFVLLAIPLIVLPLVAFGRWVRRLSRNAQDTLAEASAYASELVGAIRTVQAYTSESLAERRFGGEVEQAYEAARTSTQARAVLTAIIIFIVFASVVAILWIGSHDVLTGTITPGRLGQFVLYAAFAAAGLGQLSEVWGEISAASGAAERLFEILHVQPDITAPTSPRALPVPARGEVGFDHVSFAYPARRDVNVLDAISFTVRPGEKVAIVGPSGAGKSTIFHLLLRFYDPRSGAISLDGVPVKSADPRDFRSRVALVPQESNVFAASARDNIRFGRPDATDAEVERAAELAHAAEFIRRLPEGFDTPLGERGVTLSGGQRQRIAIARAILRDAPLLLLDEATSALDAESETLVQTALEELMRHRTTLVIAHRLATVLSCDRILVMDQGRIVEQGTHAELVAANGLYARLARLQFEGA; translated from the coding sequence ATGAGCGCAGTAGAACGGCTTGAAACCGGGCCCGCGGAGGCCCCGTCGATCGAGGCCGACCTGGTCGAGGCGCCGGCGAAGAGCCGCGCGAAGCTGCGGCCGCTGCTGGCGCTTGCGCCCTATGTCGCGCGCTATCGCGGCCGGGCTGCGCTGGCCTTCGTGGCGCTGACGATCGCGGCGCTGACCACCCTGCTGGTGCCAGTCGCGGTGCGCAGGATGATCGACTTCGGCCTGACGCCTGAAGGCATCGAGCTGATCAACAGCTATTTCTCGGTGATGATCGCCGTCGTCGCCGTGCTCGCACTCGCGAGCGCCGCGCGCTACTACCTCGTGATGACGATCGGCGAGCGCATCGTTGCCGATCTCAGGCGCGACGTCTTCGCCCATCTGTTGTCGCTGTCGCCGGCCTTCTTCGATTCCGCGCGCAGCGGCGAGCTGGTGTCGCGCCTGACCGCCGACACCACCCAGATCAAATCCTCTGTCGGCGCCTCGGTCTCGATCGCACTGCGCAACCTGATGATGTTCTTCGGTGCCGCGGCGATGATGGTGATCACCAGCCCGCGGCTATCAGGCTTCGTGCTGCTCGCCATTCCCCTGATCGTGCTGCCGCTGGTCGCCTTCGGGCGCTGGGTGCGGCGGCTGTCGCGCAATGCGCAGGACACGCTGGCCGAGGCCTCCGCCTATGCGAGCGAACTCGTCGGTGCGATCCGTACCGTGCAGGCCTATACCAGCGAGAGCCTCGCCGAGAGGCGCTTCGGCGGCGAGGTCGAGCAGGCCTATGAGGCCGCGCGCACCTCCACGCAGGCGCGCGCCGTGCTCACGGCCATCATCATCTTCATCGTGTTCGCAAGCGTGGTCGCGATCCTCTGGATCGGCTCGCACGACGTGCTGACCGGCACCATCACGCCGGGCCGGCTCGGCCAGTTCGTGCTCTATGCGGCCTTCGCCGCGGCCGGCCTCGGCCAGCTCAGCGAGGTCTGGGGCGAGATATCGGCGGCATCAGGCGCTGCCGAGCGCCTGTTCGAGATCCTGCATGTGCAGCCCGACATCACCGCGCCCACCTCGCCGCGCGCGCTGCCGGTGCCGGCGCGCGGCGAAGTCGGCTTCGACCATGTCAGCTTCGCCTATCCGGCACGGCGCGACGTCAATGTGCTCGATGCCATCTCGTTCACCGTGCGCCCCGGCGAGAAGGTCGCCATCGTCGGTCCGTCCGGCGCCGGCAAGAGCACGATCTTTCATCTGCTGTTGCGCTTCTACGATCCGCGCAGCGGCGCGATCTCGCTCGACGGCGTGCCGGTCAAATCCGCAGATCCCCGCGATTTCCGCTCGCGCGTCGCCCTGGTGCCGCAGGAATCCAACGTGTTTGCCGCAAGCGCCCGCGACAACATCCGCTTCGGCCGGCCCGATGCTACCGACGCCGAGGTCGAGCGTGCCGCCGAGCTCGCGCACGCCGCCGAGTTCATTCGCCGCCTGCCCGAAGGTTTTGACACCCCGCTCGGCGAGCGCGGCGTGACGCTGTCCGGGGGCCAGCGCCAGCGCATCGCGATCGCGCGTGCGATCCTGCGCGATGCGCCGCTTCTCCTGCTCGATGAAGCCACCTCCGCGCTCGATGCCGAAAGCGAGACGCTGGTGCAGACCGCGCTGGAAGAACTGATGCGCCACCGCACCACGCTGGTGATCGCGCACCGCCTCGCCACCGTGCTGTCGTGCGATCGCATCCTGGTGATGGACCAGGGCAGGATCGTCGAGCAGGGCACGCATGCGGAGCTCGTGGCCGCGAACGGACTCTATGCCAGGCTGGCGCGGTTGCAGTTCGAGGGGGCGTGA